A genomic region of Catalinimonas niigatensis contains the following coding sequences:
- a CDS encoding cryptochrome/photolyase family protein — MSVSKITIFWFRRDLRFEDNTALYYALKDKYPVLPLFIFDRNILDELDNREDARVSFIYDTVKSMQKQLEDKGSTLLVRYAKPMDVWQALLKEYDIAQVYTNRDYEPYAKERDQTIDKLLSKHDVSFMSCKDQVIYEKDEVLTNAGDFYKVFTPYKRAWLDKLSRTEVNPLPSALRFDNWYQTKTNGMPSLEDMNFKHSSLEIPDSNVDEKLISNYDKSRDYPGLQATTRLGIHLRFGTISIRKLVNQTRKLNDTFLNELIWREFYMQILHHNPQVVDKAFKPQYDNIPWRNDEEEFQRWCEGKTGYPIVDAGMRQLNAIGYMHNRVRMITASFLTKHLLIDWRWGEAYFASKLLDYELANNNGGWQWAAGSGVDAQPYFRIFNPYSQTDKFDKQHEYIRRWVPELDTEDYPEPMVDHKEARERALNIYKKAVGKN, encoded by the coding sequence ATGAGTGTTTCTAAAATTACTATTTTCTGGTTTCGCCGTGATTTGCGGTTTGAAGATAATACCGCTTTATACTATGCCCTGAAAGATAAATACCCGGTACTGCCTCTCTTTATCTTTGACAGGAACATTCTGGATGAATTGGATAATCGCGAAGATGCGCGGGTAAGCTTTATTTATGATACAGTCAAAAGCATGCAGAAGCAGCTGGAAGACAAAGGCAGTACGCTGCTGGTCAGATATGCTAAGCCAATGGACGTTTGGCAGGCTTTGCTTAAAGAATATGATATTGCTCAGGTATATACCAACCGTGACTATGAGCCTTATGCTAAAGAAAGAGATCAGACGATAGACAAGCTACTTTCTAAGCATGATGTCTCTTTTATGAGTTGTAAAGATCAGGTGATTTATGAGAAAGATGAAGTGCTCACCAATGCCGGAGATTTTTATAAGGTTTTTACTCCTTATAAGCGAGCATGGCTGGATAAGCTCTCCCGGACTGAAGTTAACCCTTTGCCCTCTGCCCTCAGGTTTGACAATTGGTATCAGACCAAAACCAACGGCATGCCCAGCCTGGAAGATATGAATTTTAAACACTCTTCGCTGGAGATTCCAGACAGCAATGTAGATGAAAAACTTATAAGTAATTATGATAAAAGCCGGGACTATCCCGGATTGCAAGCTACTACCCGACTAGGCATACACCTCCGCTTCGGCACCATCAGCATACGGAAGCTGGTCAATCAAACCAGAAAGCTCAACGATACCTTTTTGAATGAACTGATCTGGCGGGAGTTTTATATGCAGATACTCCATCATAACCCGCAGGTGGTAGACAAAGCTTTCAAACCCCAATATGATAATATTCCCTGGCGCAATGATGAAGAGGAGTTTCAGCGCTGGTGTGAGGGCAAGACTGGTTATCCTATTGTGGATGCCGGGATGCGCCAGCTCAATGCCATTGGCTACATGCATAACCGTGTCCGCATGATTACCGCCAGTTTCCTGACCAAACACCTGCTGATAGACTGGCGCTGGGGCGAAGCTTACTTTGCTTCCAAGTTGTTGGATTATGAACTGGCCAATAATAATGGTGGCTGGCAGTGGGCTGCCGGTAGTGGCGTGGATGCACAGCCTTATTTCAGAATTTTCAATCCCTATAGTCAGACCGATAAGTTTGATAAGCAGCATGAATATATCAGGCGCTGGGTGCCCGAACTAGATACAGAAGATTACCCTGAACCAATGGTGGATCATAAAGAGGCGCGGGAACGTGCGTTGAATATTTATAAAAAAGCAGTAGGCAAGAACTGA
- a CDS encoding DUF2279 domain-containing protein — MKKLTHFYITLFLLPYLLKSQPVPQPDVDKVQLSRFLIITGAGYAVTQAGLYSLWYKDQQSQSFQFFDDSQQWKQVDKAGHFYTAFHLSQLGSHAFHRAGIDEQKCHWYGALMGTLMLLPIEIFDGYSEAYGFSWSDVAANTMGAAFLPIQYKIWHEVRIQPKFSFHRTDFPKLRPNTLGKSWYEEIIKDYNGQTYWLSFDLYRFFPKSAIPKWINLAIGYGAENMVYARERENEAYGLQAYRQYYLAPDIDFSHFRQPPTSLGNKLLNGVLYVANLIHLPAPTLSYEAGRGLRFYPLYF; from the coding sequence GTGAAAAAGCTGACCCACTTTTATATTACCCTCTTTCTACTGCCTTATTTGCTTAAGTCGCAGCCTGTGCCGCAGCCGGATGTAGATAAGGTTCAACTTAGCCGTTTTCTGATCATCACCGGTGCAGGATATGCGGTCACGCAGGCAGGACTGTACTCACTCTGGTACAAAGACCAGCAGAGCCAGTCTTTTCAGTTTTTTGACGACAGCCAACAATGGAAACAAGTAGATAAAGCAGGACATTTTTATACAGCTTTTCATCTCAGCCAACTAGGCAGTCACGCTTTCCACCGGGCGGGCATTGATGAGCAAAAATGTCACTGGTACGGTGCCCTCATGGGAACGCTGATGCTGCTTCCTATAGAAATTTTTGATGGCTATTCCGAAGCTTATGGATTTTCATGGAGTGATGTAGCTGCCAACACAATGGGTGCCGCTTTTCTTCCCATTCAGTATAAAATCTGGCATGAAGTACGCATACAGCCCAAGTTCTCCTTTCATCGCACCGATTTTCCTAAGCTCCGCCCTAACACTTTGGGAAAAAGCTGGTATGAAGAGATAATTAAAGATTATAATGGACAAACGTATTGGCTTTCTTTTGACCTTTATCGCTTTTTTCCCAAGTCAGCCATTCCCAAATGGATTAATCTGGCCATAGGCTATGGGGCGGAAAATATGGTGTATGCCCGTGAGCGTGAAAACGAAGCCTATGGGCTACAGGCTTATCGGCAGTACTATCTTGCACCGGATATAGATTTCAGTCATTTTCGCCAGCCTCCCACTTCCTTGGGTAACAAACTGCTGAATGGCGTACTTTATGTTGCTAACCTGATACATCTTCCTGCACCTACCCTCAGCTACGAAGCGGGCAGGGGCTTGCGTTTTTATCCGCTTTATTTCTAA
- a CDS encoding DUF2027 domain-containing protein — MNIGDKVRMLRGSEEGVITRFLDKGLIEVEIEDGFPIPVMREEVVVVAKEEADYFRRDTPAKTTPAAPSREEVSKAKSSQGSYLAFVQFNDKQLSAYFVNATDFDMPYLIGEEANENFKGLSAGLVSANNYVKIKDVMVSEFDQWPTLVIQSLYYRNGYFSLREPLMRKMKFKAATFFKSQRQAPLLNKPAFLFPLDEGSSAGKPIDPEKIKERMYANTQEQDVANRITFSRPPSQVDLHIEKLTKNYDTMNNSDMLELQLKTFEDALDKAIATGMDEITFIHGVGSGALRNSIHKKLSKMDNIKYFEDSMKEKFGYGATLVRIK, encoded by the coding sequence ATGAATATAGGAGATAAAGTCAGGATGCTGCGTGGCAGCGAAGAAGGTGTGATTACCCGCTTTCTGGATAAAGGACTCATAGAAGTAGAAATTGAAGATGGTTTTCCTATTCCGGTCATGCGGGAAGAGGTAGTGGTGGTTGCTAAAGAAGAGGCAGATTATTTCAGACGTGACACACCCGCCAAAACTACTCCTGCAGCCCCCTCTCGTGAAGAAGTAAGCAAAGCAAAGTCAAGCCAGGGGTCTTATCTTGCCTTTGTACAGTTCAACGATAAGCAACTTTCCGCTTATTTTGTTAATGCTACTGATTTTGATATGCCCTACCTGATTGGAGAAGAAGCCAATGAAAATTTCAAAGGTCTTTCGGCAGGCCTGGTCAGTGCAAACAATTATGTCAAGATCAAAGATGTGATGGTCAGCGAGTTTGATCAGTGGCCTACTTTGGTGATACAGAGCTTGTATTATCGGAATGGTTATTTTAGCTTAAGGGAGCCCCTGATGCGCAAAATGAAATTTAAGGCTGCTACTTTCTTCAAAAGTCAGCGGCAGGCACCACTGCTGAATAAACCAGCTTTTTTGTTTCCTCTGGATGAGGGAAGCAGCGCGGGCAAACCCATTGATCCTGAAAAAATCAAAGAAAGGATGTATGCCAATACGCAGGAACAAGACGTGGCCAACCGTATTACTTTTAGTCGTCCGCCCTCACAGGTAGATCTGCATATTGAGAAACTGACTAAGAATTATGACACCATGAACAACAGCGATATGCTGGAACTACAGCTCAAAACTTTTGAGGATGCCCTGGACAAAGCCATTGCTACCGGCATGGACGAAATCACCTTCATTCATGGCGTAGGTAGTGGTGCGCTCCGAAACAGTATCCATAAGAAACTTTCTAAAATGGATAACATCAAATACTTTGAAGATAGCATGAAAGAAAAATTTGGCTACGGCGCCACGCTAGTTCGCATCAAATAG
- a CDS encoding toxin-antitoxin system YwqK family antitoxin, translating to MKHCRIIFTICILLSSSISFAFSQDSTLIQTYYDSAQTILKEKYFVLNEDSSQVQGLYQKFYEDGALAASAHFAKGKLNGKLEDYYADGSLQRLTPYQEGVKHGEVIIFSPQGDTLQTATYVNDKLQGDLRLYYDNGTLKSKTQFLNGKPEGTIEAYYPNGNLQEVLTYQAGNQHGPVRRYYEDGSLRADFVYQKGIVEGLVTEYHLNGEIADKTSFLKGQRHGSSQSFNDKGQLVRDEHYKNGFLEGQAKYYYPDGSLKMEHNYRNGKAVGEHKSYHENGKLSSVTVYEEGGNILKNYFEDGTLKSEQAYTISKKPRGTWKFYYHDGQLEREEPYLNGEIHGTKITYHPNGKVQSTQDYNKGRKTGKGKTYFPSGELKSETSYYFGVAQGEYRAYHENKELAVEGSYNGGKKVGEWITYDPQGNVLETKEHGGNK from the coding sequence ATGAAACATTGCCGGATAATCTTTACGATATGCATTCTATTGAGTAGCAGCATTAGTTTTGCCTTTTCGCAAGACAGCACGCTGATACAAACTTACTATGATTCTGCGCAAACCATACTTAAGGAAAAATATTTTGTACTGAATGAGGATAGTAGTCAGGTACAGGGCTTATATCAGAAATTCTATGAAGATGGGGCATTGGCTGCCTCTGCTCATTTCGCAAAAGGCAAACTGAATGGTAAACTGGAAGATTATTATGCAGATGGATCATTGCAAAGACTTACACCTTATCAGGAGGGAGTAAAGCATGGTGAGGTGATTATATTCAGTCCTCAGGGTGATACTTTACAAACAGCTACTTACGTCAATGATAAGCTGCAAGGTGATCTTCGACTATATTACGATAATGGTACCCTTAAGAGCAAAACTCAGTTTCTGAATGGAAAGCCCGAAGGTACTATAGAAGCTTATTATCCAAACGGCAACTTGCAGGAAGTCCTTACTTATCAGGCAGGTAATCAGCATGGTCCTGTCAGGCGATATTATGAAGATGGTTCTTTACGCGCAGACTTTGTCTATCAGAAAGGTATTGTAGAGGGCTTGGTCACAGAATATCACCTCAATGGCGAGATTGCTGATAAAACTTCTTTCCTCAAAGGACAACGCCATGGAAGTTCTCAGTCATTCAATGATAAAGGTCAGCTCGTGCGGGATGAGCATTACAAAAATGGTTTTCTGGAAGGGCAAGCTAAATACTACTATCCTGATGGTTCTCTTAAAATGGAGCACAACTATCGTAATGGAAAGGCAGTGGGCGAACATAAGTCCTATCATGAAAATGGGAAGCTTTCCTCCGTAACTGTCTATGAAGAAGGAGGCAATATTTTAAAAAATTATTTTGAGGATGGCACATTGAAATCCGAGCAGGCTTATACTATTAGTAAAAAACCAAGAGGCACGTGGAAATTTTATTATCATGATGGACAGCTTGAGCGAGAAGAGCCTTATCTGAATGGTGAGATTCATGGAACCAAGATCACATATCATCCCAACGGCAAGGTTCAAAGCACGCAGGATTATAACAAAGGACGAAAAACAGGCAAAGGGAAAACGTATTTTCCTTCCGGGGAGTTAAAAAGCGAGACTTCTTACTATTTTGGAGTAGCGCAGGGCGAGTATCGTGCTTACCATGAAAACAAAGAACTCGCAGTAGAAGGCAGCTACAACGGAGGCAAAAAAGTAGGGGAGTGGATTACTTATGATCCACAGGGCAACGTACTAGAGACCAAAGAGCATGGAGGTAATAAATAA
- a CDS encoding phosphoribosylaminoimidazolesuccinocarboxamide synthase, with protein sequence MGNTLTETRFELPGQTGFYRGKVRDVYFLDRRIVLIATDRISAFDVILPRAIPYKGQVLSQIAFEFLNATADIVPNWVTNMPDPNVMLGFNCKPYPVEMVIRGYLAGHAWREYREGKRTLCGVSLPEGLKENDPLPQPIITPATKAQEGHDEDISRDEIIARGLVPEEQYKLLEEYTYRLFERGTSIARSRGLILVDTKYEFGTFEDSIHLIDEIHTPDSSRYFYAEGFEERQQKGEAQKQLSKEFVRQWLISQGFQGLEGQTMPEMTDEVVYNISERYIELYEQLTAKSFVRDNPDNIIDRIHQNIINAL encoded by the coding sequence ATGGGAAACACACTAACAGAAACCCGTTTTGAGCTGCCCGGTCAAACCGGCTTTTACCGGGGTAAGGTACGGGATGTTTATTTTTTAGATCGGCGAATTGTTTTGATTGCTACTGACCGCATTTCTGCTTTCGATGTGATATTACCCCGTGCCATTCCTTATAAAGGACAGGTACTCAGTCAGATAGCTTTTGAGTTTTTGAATGCCACTGCTGATATTGTACCTAACTGGGTTACCAACATGCCTGATCCAAACGTCATGCTTGGCTTCAACTGTAAACCTTATCCTGTAGAAATGGTCATCCGGGGCTACCTCGCCGGGCATGCCTGGCGCGAGTACCGTGAGGGAAAGCGTACGCTTTGTGGCGTTAGCCTGCCCGAGGGGCTGAAGGAGAATGACCCTCTGCCGCAACCGATTATTACGCCAGCAACCAAGGCACAGGAAGGACATGATGAAGACATCTCTCGGGACGAGATCATTGCCCGGGGTTTAGTGCCTGAAGAACAATACAAGCTGCTGGAAGAGTATACCTATCGTTTATTTGAACGAGGTACCAGCATTGCACGCAGCAGAGGGCTGATTTTGGTAGATACCAAATACGAATTTGGCACCTTTGAAGATAGTATTCACCTGATAGATGAGATTCATACACCGGATTCCTCGCGCTACTTCTATGCAGAAGGCTTTGAAGAGCGACAGCAAAAAGGAGAGGCACAGAAGCAGCTTTCCAAAGAATTTGTACGCCAATGGCTGATTTCTCAGGGTTTCCAGGGCCTAGAAGGGCAGACCATGCCCGAAATGACAGATGAAGTGGTGTACAATATCTCCGAACGCTATATTGAGTTGTATGAGCAACTTACTGCCAAATCATTTGTCAGAGATAATCCGGATAATATTATCGATAGAATCCACCAAAACATAATAAATGCCCTATAG
- a CDS encoding STAS domain-containing protein, with the protein MKYSIDKKEQYSTFLLQEEKLDASIAPELKSELITMHAEGVHNLILDMSQVKYTDSSGLSALLVGNRIFREDGGMFIMCGLNEHVMKLIKISQLDNVMTVIPTLEEAVDAVFMNEIEKDLNKSGSDHDNGVE; encoded by the coding sequence ATGAAATATTCTATAGACAAAAAAGAGCAGTATAGCACTTTCCTTCTTCAGGAGGAAAAATTAGATGCATCTATTGCTCCTGAACTTAAGTCAGAACTTATTACCATGCACGCAGAAGGCGTACATAACCTGATCCTGGACATGAGCCAGGTAAAATATACGGATTCTTCCGGACTCAGTGCTTTACTGGTAGGGAACCGGATTTTTCGTGAAGATGGAGGCATGTTTATCATGTGCGGACTGAATGAGCACGTAATGAAGCTGATAAAAATTTCTCAACTCGATAATGTAATGACAGTAATTCCTACGCTTGAAGAAGCTGTAGACGCTGTATTTATGAATGAAATTGAAAAAGATCTAAACAAAAGTGGCTCTGACCACGATAATGGTGTCGAGTAA
- a CDS encoding ribonuclease Z encodes MAFQLKILGSNSATPAYGRHQTSQLLNLENHYILIDCGEGTQMQLLRYKAKVSRINHIFISHLHGDHVFGLVGLINTMNLNGRTEDLNIYGPYKLSDMISVQMRATHANLKFSIHFNAVDYRQSQLLLDHSLFTVHSIPLDHGIECNGFLFREKEKPRRINKEKLSPDLSVTDILDLKEGKDLYHPDGQLRYANEVLTLAPKKSRSYAYCSDTRYCEAILSHIKGIDLLYHEATFMHNQAEKARERYHSTTIDAASIASKARVGKLIIGHYSSRYQELEPLLEEAKTVFPDTLLALEGKDYFIDDI; translated from the coding sequence TTGGCTTTTCAGCTCAAAATATTAGGTTCAAATTCAGCAACTCCGGCCTATGGCAGACACCAAACCAGCCAGCTACTGAATCTGGAAAATCACTACATCCTTATCGACTGTGGGGAAGGTACTCAAATGCAGTTGTTGAGATACAAAGCCAAAGTAAGCAGGATTAACCATATCTTTATCAGCCATTTGCATGGTGATCATGTCTTTGGGCTGGTTGGCCTGATCAATACCATGAACCTGAATGGAAGGACCGAAGATTTAAACATCTACGGTCCTTACAAGCTCTCTGATATGATCAGTGTACAAATGAGGGCTACTCATGCTAATCTTAAATTCAGCATTCACTTCAATGCAGTAGATTATCGTCAATCTCAGCTATTGTTAGACCATTCACTATTTACCGTGCATAGCATTCCTCTTGATCACGGTATTGAGTGTAACGGTTTCTTGTTCAGAGAAAAGGAAAAACCAAGGCGAATCAATAAAGAAAAGCTTAGCCCTGACCTTTCCGTAACCGATATTCTGGATTTGAAAGAAGGAAAAGATTTGTATCATCCTGATGGTCAGCTACGCTATGCCAATGAAGTATTGACATTAGCTCCGAAGAAAAGCCGGTCATATGCATACTGTTCTGACACCCGATATTGTGAGGCTATACTAAGCCACATTAAAGGCATAGACTTACTCTATCATGAAGCTACTTTTATGCACAATCAGGCAGAAAAAGCTAGAGAGCGATATCATAGTACTACCATAGATGCGGCAAGCATTGCGTCCAAAGCCAGGGTTGGTAAACTTATCATTGGTCATTATTCCAGCAGGTATCAGGAGCTCGAGCCCTTACTAGAAGAAGCAAAAACTGTTTTTCCCGATACTTTACTCGCTTTAGAAGGAAAGGATTATTTTATTGATGATATATAA
- a CDS encoding queuosine precursor transporter translates to MNVTSTHTTIDKHKRNILFIILSGIFLTNALLAELIGVKIFSAEATAGFPPAQIPLFGEFILDFNLTAGAVIWPVVFITTDVINEYFGKRGVKQISYLTVMLIAYSFIVIYLVTELAPASFWIDVNSMDAAGNTFNIDFAFRKIFRQGLGIIIGSLFAFLIGQLLDVIVFQKLRSITGNKKIWLRATGSTLVSQLVDSFVVLFIAFYVFGNWPITQILAVGIVNYIYKFVVAVVLTPLLYIAHYLIDQYLGKQLAEDMMKEASQNTSLA, encoded by the coding sequence ATAAACGTGACCAGTACCCACACTACAATAGACAAGCATAAAAGAAACATTCTTTTTATCATTCTCAGTGGTATATTTTTGACCAATGCATTACTTGCCGAGTTAATAGGAGTAAAAATATTCTCGGCAGAAGCTACAGCAGGCTTTCCACCTGCGCAAATTCCTCTCTTTGGAGAGTTTATCCTGGATTTCAATCTTACGGCTGGTGCTGTTATCTGGCCTGTTGTTTTCATTACTACCGATGTAATTAATGAATATTTTGGTAAAAGAGGAGTAAAGCAGATCAGTTACCTTACTGTTATGCTTATCGCTTATTCTTTTATTGTCATTTATCTGGTCACTGAGTTAGCCCCTGCTTCGTTCTGGATTGACGTAAACAGCATGGATGCTGCGGGAAATACGTTTAACATTGATTTTGCCTTCCGTAAAATTTTCCGACAGGGCCTGGGTATCATCATAGGCTCACTATTCGCTTTCCTGATCGGTCAGTTACTAGATGTAATCGTTTTTCAAAAGCTCAGAAGCATTACGGGTAATAAAAAAATATGGCTCAGAGCCACGGGTTCTACTTTAGTTTCTCAATTGGTGGATAGCTTTGTTGTTCTTTTTATTGCTTTCTATGTTTTCGGCAACTGGCCCATCACACAGATCCTGGCAGTAGGTATTGTAAACTATATATACAAATTTGTAGTAGCAGTAGTACTCACTCCCTTATTGTATATAGCCCATTATCTCATTGATCAGTATTTGGGTAAACAACTGGCAGAAGACATGATGAAAGAAGCCAGCCAAAACACTTCTCTTGCCTAA
- a CDS encoding response regulator yields MEKELKLIIVDDHTLFRQSLSRLLAVTLEMVSIKEASNGKELMDMIDEQSPDIILLDLEMPEMDGLETSHILLNHAKYKDIKIIILTMHENEEFMLELIEKGVYGYLFKDADIEEVLKAIRIVDNGQYYISQRTFNALRKRLIKSTKFQNYLDQDTEKLTPREEEILTLICKEYTNREVAKELGLSVRTIDGHRNRILKKTGMKNTAGLVKFALRSGFYSMD; encoded by the coding sequence ATGGAAAAAGAACTAAAGTTGATCATTGTTGATGATCATACACTTTTTAGACAAAGTCTCAGTCGACTATTGGCAGTAACGCTTGAGATGGTTAGTATCAAAGAAGCAAGTAATGGAAAAGAACTTATGGACATGATTGACGAGCAAAGTCCTGATATTATTCTTTTGGATTTAGAAATGCCAGAGATGGATGGATTGGAAACTTCTCATATTCTGCTTAATCATGCTAAGTATAAAGACATCAAGATCATCATTCTTACTATGCATGAGAATGAGGAATTTATGCTGGAGCTCATTGAAAAAGGAGTGTATGGATATCTCTTTAAAGATGCTGATATAGAAGAAGTCCTGAAAGCTATTAGAATTGTAGACAATGGACAGTATTATATTAGTCAGCGAACCTTTAATGCACTTCGTAAAAGGCTTATTAAGAGTACAAAATTTCAAAATTATTTAGATCAGGATACTGAAAAGCTTACTCCACGTGAAGAGGAAATTCTGACATTGATTTGTAAAGAGTATACCAATCGGGAAGTAGCGAAAGAACTTGGTTTAAGTGTGCGTACAATTGATGGGCATCGCAATCGCATTCTTAAGAAAACAGGTATGAAAAATACTGCCGGACTTGTCAAATTTGCTCTGCGCAGCGGTTTCTACAGTATGGATTAG
- a CDS encoding TrmH family RNA methyltransferase, which yields MVSKSILKLIKSLQQKKYRKKYKLFLVEGSKNVLELLSTSYSIRTLIMTPVFSEKHQEILNISNIIEVILTDEKNLSSISSFKNNNAAVAIVEIPEALPDQSREEDYVLALDDVKDPGNFGTILRIADWYGIHQIICSPETTDLYNPKVISASMGSFLRVNICYMALDLFFKENHKPVYGAYADAGTNVHTIKFSKSGVILMGSESHGIHPRYSPFVNYKVNIPAYGQAESLNVSIATSIICDNMRRSITNQDSALHSQNIN from the coding sequence ATGGTTTCAAAAAGTATTCTAAAATTAATTAAGTCACTTCAACAAAAGAAGTATAGGAAAAAATATAAGCTTTTTTTAGTGGAAGGGAGTAAAAATGTTTTAGAACTCCTGTCCACCAGTTATAGCATTAGAACATTGATAATGACCCCAGTGTTTTCAGAGAAACATCAAGAAATACTCAATATTTCTAATATCATAGAAGTTATTCTTACAGATGAAAAAAATCTATCATCTATCAGTTCCTTTAAAAATAATAATGCGGCAGTCGCAATAGTAGAAATTCCGGAAGCACTTCCTGATCAAAGCCGGGAGGAAGATTATGTGCTGGCCTTGGATGATGTAAAAGATCCTGGAAACTTTGGAACAATTCTTCGCATCGCTGACTGGTATGGAATTCATCAGATTATTTGCTCACCAGAAACAACTGACTTGTACAATCCAAAGGTGATTAGTGCCAGCATGGGTTCATTCTTGAGAGTAAATATTTGTTATATGGCACTAGATTTATTTTTCAAAGAAAATCATAAACCTGTGTATGGAGCTTATGCAGACGCAGGTACCAATGTGCATACTATAAAATTTAGTAAGAGTGGTGTTATACTTATGGGAAGTGAATCTCATGGGATTCATCCTCGCTACAGCCCTTTTGTAAATTATAAAGTAAATATTCCTGCATACGGACAGGCAGAGTCATTAAATGTAAGTATTGCTACATCTATCATTTGTGACAACATGCGAAGAAGTATTACTAATCAAGACTCTGCTCTTCACTCTCAAAATATAAACTAA